In Panicum virgatum strain AP13 chromosome 5K, P.virgatum_v5, whole genome shotgun sequence, the genomic window TTTCTGATGGGGGCTTGAGACAACATTTTCATATGGGCCCACATGATTACCAAACAAGTATATAACTGAGAGGACGCAAAGGTTTCGTCTCTTGCTTCATTATGCTTTATGGTTGTTTTAATTTTCAAGGTCATACATAGGAAATAAACCTATGAATTGACCTAAAACATGCTTCTGGACAAATAAACCTGCAGAAACGATAATGTGCTCTTGGGTAATGAATATATCCAAAAGTTTCTCTCTCTTCCGCCTTCCTTTGTTAGAGTATTCAAAATCATACTATAACGCTTGATATTCATTCTTTGTTTTCTAATCTGAATTAGAAATTTCATTTGTTATGATTCTCCTTAGTGAACTATTTATTCTTAAATTAttaacaaataaaaaaacaaaatatctcaaatcaaatcaaaatgAAAAAATCTATCTGAATCAATCGTTCATATtgaatttatatttatatagaaGAGTGAAATGTTTTATTGAAGGGaataagaaaaaagaaagggTTAAAGTATTTTTAGAGCTGGAGAAGCAATGATCTATGAGTTACAATACCATGTTCAGGATTGAGTTAATTTCAGAAAGCTATGCACTATTGCTCGACTAATGAGACCAATAGCAATTTGGAACGAAATTTTCTACATGCCAAACTATAAATGCAAGAACTGAATACTTCGAACAGCTAAATCAACAGTACACTTCATTGTCTACATCTAAACAATCAAGACTCTGAGGTATGTAGTAATGTGATCTGTAGTTACATTGATATCATGATTTGTATGTTGTCATTGAGAACATAAACACTTTCCTGCTCCATAGACCAGAACCATAAATTATGCAATATATACACAAAAGAAGGGTGATGTTTGGCTTCATGAGATGCTCACCTGGGCCTAACACATTTTCATTGCTGATCTCCACGATATAGTCAGAAAGATAACTTATGTAGAGTGTAGTATTTATCACTCCATCGCTAGGGTTCTGCAGGGAAGCATTTAAGCTGCTCACATCTGAAAAGGTAGAACCTTGAGTGAAGTCCTGAAGGAGTGGCTGCAAGAGCCTCAAGCCATGATGGTTGTTGTATATTTGAGGAAACAATTGAATCTTGAGCACGTTGGAGTCTCGCCCTCTGAAAGTCTTCAGCTTGTCATCAACGAAATTGTTGGAGCTTATAGTACCACTCACAAAGCTGACGTCACTGTTATCTCCATGTTGCTTTGCAGTCAGATTAAACTGGAAGCCAACAGCGGCAGCTGGTTGCCTTGGCAGGTCAACAAACTGCCAGGATACATATTGGTCTCTTGGAGGGATTCGGCAGCCATTGCACTTAAGCGTAATAGATGGCCCATCGCTCGTGTTCTGACAACTGTAGCTCAAGAGTGTTGACAGAGGCTGCACCCTGAAGTCCATAAACCCAGGAGTTCCCATTGCTATTGTAGAAGGTGCGACTGCTTGTGCGCAGGACATGCTTGAGACAGTGGTTATGTGAAACTCGAGATCGTTCACAAAATTTAGCAAATCCGGAGCATTGGCTGGTTTAACTCGATGTACTTCAACATTGCGTCTTTTGATGGCTTGATACAGCAGCCTGTGACAATCAAGTAGAGTAATCCTTGAACTTTAGTACCAAACACCAAGGAGCAGCTAATGCCAATATGAAAAATTATGAACATCACTTACACGGTGACTAGTCCGAGGAAGAGTATCAAGGTAGCCACAGAGAACGTGCCACCCAgctctgtttttcttttcttcagtACTTGTTGATCATCCTGGTTTTCCAGAAGTTACAATAATACAACTTTCAGTGGAGAAAAACAAGACGAAGAGGGAATTTTGCTAGAAATAAATAAGATAAATGTTCCATGTGATGAGTGCTGACGCAATTGTGTGTAATGTGCGTATGGTTGGAAGGTAAAGCAGGGACATGAGTCCATGACCCACATAGGAACGTCAAGGGCAAGAAGAAATGGAGAGGTCAAGTTGACCCAGAAAGGAAGGGGAATTTCCAAGAAATCCCCACAGCAGTGCCACGGAAACGAAGCAACCCAAGGCGTAAAAAACGCGTGCACAAAGCGGCGAAGCAATCAAAGATGGATTAACCCGAAACGCGACAGCGAAGCAAACCAAGCGTATTGATTGGCCCGACCGGAAAGAATAAGCAGCAGCAGAGGGGCAGGGAAGCGAATTAAAAAATGCAAGCCGATTATTCACGAGAATCGACAGAAATTGGTTGCAGATGAAATCTTGCGAGTAAAAATGTGAATGAAACAAAAACGGAAGGGAATTAATGAGATGTTGCAGCAGTGGGTTTAAGGGGACCCGGACCGCGTAGTGGTGGTTGTCGAAGATGCAGTCGAGGCGGCTGATCCAGAACCGGGCATCGAAGAGCTTCTTGTGGCGGGCGGGGTCGTGGCCGGCGAGCCTCGCGCCGGCGCAGAAGGCGAGCCAGGAgaggagcgcggcgagcgccgcccagAGGAGGACGGCCTGGGACTGGGTGAGGCGGCGGACGACGTCGAGGGAGAGGACGGGGGTCAGGAAGTAGAAGCTCTGGTTCCGCGTCGCGCCCACCGACCCCACCTGCCAGTCGccgaacccgccgccgccgctgccgcccggcagcgacacgcagctgctgctgccgttaccgccgccgctgctgccgttgGCGCGGAGGTAGTACCCGGGGTCGCAGGCGCAGAGGGTGGCGTTGTAGGCGAacatgcgcgccgccgcgcacgccatggCCCAAGAAAGCGCCTTTCCGCTGCCGGCGAGGCAAGACCGACGCAATGGTGGAAGACGGCTCAACCAATCGCCGCGCTTGGCTAAATTGCCATGCGAAATTGCTTTGCCTAACCCGATCGACCAcaacgccggccggccggtaggCGGGCAGCCAGCTCGGCGtcgcctcctccagccaccggcAAGAGCGAGAAGTCAGGagaagaggagagggaaggagcTGAGGCGGGCAATCAAGATCGATCAAGCAAGAAACCCATGGAAGGATGGTTGGAAAAAAAGCCGGGTGGGTAGGAATCGAATCGGGTGCTTTGCTTTGCTGTGCTTTGTGCCGCCAGGTGCCAGCTCCAAGCCTCCAATCCAATCACCCCCTTCCCcgcctgcttttttttttctcggctGGCAGGCTGGAGGTggtggccggggtgggggcGAAGGAGACGAGAGAGCTGCAGATGGACAAGAGAAGAGTCCACCAGGTTCCTTCATCAGAGTTTGAGACAGCTTGCTCAACTCAACAAAGTGTACTCAACAAAGATACTGCACGAGCTCAGGGTAGATACGAGCCGTTGTCGGCCAGCTCATTCTgctcctttatttttttttctactaTGGAATGTCGTTGACAGGTAGGATTTGATACGGGATCAGCTATTTGAAACTGAAACTAGAACCAAAATAACAATTTGAAGTCCAGATGCTGTTAGACAGATCGAGCTTTGTCGCTCAAAACTGTAACATCCCAGCCCAATGGGCCGGGCCAAAATTCGGATTTCTGTAGCAAATACTGTAGCTCGGGTACTGCAGTCGGCAGGGGTACTGTAGCTTCGGCACAGTATTCCCACGCATAGTCGAATCTGTACCGAACCAACCAGACCAGCTAAAAGCTCGGTCGTGGGTAACTCTGGTTCGAATTTTTTGTGTAAAGCGAAGACGAAAACGTAAGAGAGTTATTTAGTaggtgtgatttactcaacatgcagagtagatcttagccattATCCCGGACCGGGTCGTTACAAAAATAATATTGTATTTCCATTATCTTGGTAATGGAAATTGGATGCCCTCGTATCGAGAAAAGGAGCCAAATAGCaattttgtgaggaatttaGACACACACAGCACACCTTCAACTCCTtttaattttctataatttctaatttttttctcaTGTAAAATTCCTATAGAAAACGATGAAGAAAGGTTTTGTAAACCCCACACTAGAATGTTTTTTGACGTTGGTCTATATAGCAATGCGCATCAAATTTGTATAGaggtactccctctgtcccagaAAACAAATCATTCTATGATTTATAATTTATCAAAAAATAAGTCATCGTATCTTATTTAGAAAGTGTATGTGCATATCATGCTGCTAATGGTTCGGGTGAAAACCAGATTGAGCAATTTGGATTTTTGCTTTAGTCTCTGTTGAGTTTGGTGGAAACAATTGCTCTAGCTATCaatttggtttggttttggtttgaaaaagaaGAATAGTTTGGCTTGGTTTGGTCGTTCCTAAATCGTTCGTCTACAGCGGAGGATGCTTCTAACCTGGAAGCAGGTATTCTTGCCGATGGACGTCTACCAGACAACGGCCAGCGCTGGTCCAGGTGCCCTTGCTTGAGAAGCCGGCCGCCATGCACAAACCACTTATGTTTTGGAATTTCTAGAATGACTTATTTTTTAGATAAGAGTATACAAGTAGCTAAAAGCGTCCCTGTAGAGAAAATGAACAAGGCCTTCCTTATAGAACAGCAGAGGCCTATAAGATTTTAATCCTAAGGTTAAAATGTCATACCTATCCATTCTGAAAAAAATGATCGCACCTTATGAAATCTAAATGAATTTTAGGGATGCACGGGCTTGtatgatattttttaaaaaagaaaatagatacTCATCATCTTAATTGTGGGCAGGTGCGGAGGACCCGGTAAGGcaaggtgttttttttttctgccaaAATCCCCAGAACTTCGATGGTGCACTGTCCGCCGTTTACCAAAGctgaggttttttttttttgggagttCACCAAAGCTGAGTGAGATGGTGTGATGGGAACTCATGGGATTTTTATAATGGGCCAACTCTACTTTTCGATTAAGCCCATCCACAAGTCTACCCAGAGTCCATCGAAGTGAACGAGTTCCTTGCCTTGTTGACTGCTCGGCGACTTCCCGTCTCCACAGAAATAGATGGGATTCACGATTAGAGACGAAAAAACGATCAGGGGAAAACAGTCAAACACAAGGTCAAAGCTAAAATGAGGCTACCAAACTGATTTCTGCACCTTTTCATTTCCCCCCTTATTTACTTTGGTAACTTAGTGATGTGCCATGATGGAACAATGCTGATTTGAGGAGCTTTGGATTGAACGGCAGAAACTAAAATTCTAAAGCAAAAGCTTCATTGACTTCGTCTTaccttaattttttttctgtcCTCCGCCACTCATTGTGGGCGCTATCCTTCAATTCCTAAGGTTAAAGGAAATTTGAATGGAATAGAGAGAAATGGTATAGGGTGAAGAAAATGTTGATAGGGCAAGCAAGTCCATCGACTAAGGCTCTCCGCACTGGGGATCTGTATCCCGTCCTTGAGTATGGGATAGAGAAATTTTTTGCTGCAGCGGGGCTCTCTATTCCATCCGCAAGCGTTGCGGACGAGAGTCCCGTCCGCCATGCCCGGCGCAATACAGAAGCTACCGCCCAGCGTGACGCGGGCCCCGCGCAACGCGCGCGCAGCCGCCTCGCTCGCCCGCGAGATCCAGGGCTGCTCGTCGGGGACCTCGGCCCCGCTCGCCCACCGCTCGTCCAGCGCACCGGTGAGGGGGCCGAGCCCGTCCGCGGCCGCTAGCCCCTTGCACCCGGTCCGGTGCGGGCAGGCTcggccgcgccgcaccgccgcagcCGAGAGGGTGGACAAGGAGGGCAGAGACGGCGGAGGGGCAGTGGCCGGCCTCCATGGCCCCGGGCGGAGGGGTAGAGAGGCTCGGACGCGCGCGCTGCTGCAAGCTGCGGGGGAGGgggcgagcagagcagagcagggcggcggcgcccgagcACCGCCACGGCAAGTTCGAGCAGCAGAGCAGCTCGCCAGGGAGGGGCGGGCACCCCCCGCCGCtgcccggccgcgccgctgcagctcggccCGAGGGAGCCCGGCGCACTCGGCCCCTGCTCgcggcgagctccgcccgccCTGCACCAGGGAGGCGCCGCCGGTGCCCGGACGCCCGTCGGCACCTTCGGCCGCGCGCTGCTCCGCCTTGGCGCCACCTCCGGGTTCGAGCTCGAGATCGCCGCTGCCTCTCCGCCTCGGCGCGGCCGGCCTCGCGCCGTCCCGCCACGCGACGTCGCGGCAGCCTCGCGGgcccgccgcgctgccgctcTACCTCGCCGCGAGGTGCAGGGAGGCCGCGCACGATGGCTGTCGCTCGCCGTCCCGCGGGCTCGCCGAGCGCTGGCaagggagggagaaaggaagggagggagggagagagaggggccgCGGTGGGAGAGAGAGTGGGGAAGGAGGGggggtaaaaaaagaaaaaataattatGACACGTCGGCTCCACCCGtagtagttggtatagagtagaaatttagagagtgaatgaacgcggagaaactgaatatagaaaagagaatctcgatgaccaaGACACCAAGTAAGAATATTTTTTTAGGGAGTAAATTTGgagtatgacgagtgcggaGAGCCTAAAGTACATATGCAAATCCATCCTCCATCCAATAAAGCACCGATTGAAACTTTTCTGTAGCCACCCCGCAAACTGCCCCCCACTGAGAGACCGTTTCTTTGTGCACCAACAAAACCTACCCAGGAAATCCCCCCACACCAGAATGAATGGTCCAGATTTGATTGCTTGGAAATCGGACGACCCACGGGAAAAGGCTTCAACGCGCCGCTGGCTTCAACGTGCGCGATCCACAGTTCcacacccgccgccgccatcgtcttCCCCTTCATGCAACTGCGGATATCAAATTGATCAAAAAATGCGGATTCAATGTGTTTTTGTGTTCCTGCAGGAAGTTCTAGATTTTTGGAGTGTTCGGACGTAACTGCAAACTCTCTATCTAATTTCAGTGTAAGTTCGTTGATCTGTAATTTAGTGCGAGCCTTTTCATCATGTACGATGGACATTTGTTCATTATCTGTATGCAATATGTAGTCTGCTACATCACTTCTATTTTGCTGTAGAGATTTATCCCCCTTTCACATCAATGGTTCTGTCACATAACTAATGTTATAGCAGAATGGAAAAAACTAGATTATGTGTGCCCCCTGGTTCTATCAGATTATTCAGCTGGTCCTGAACGCAAATAATTTCCAATTGTCTTCAACATGCTAATACATATAGTACCCTAAATTGCATACAATAGCTTTATATAATAGCTGTTAGCTGCATCTGTTTTTAAGCACTTAAACGCATACACCAAACCTTTCTGAAAATAGTTTCTGTCATCTGTTTTTAAGCACGTAAACACATACACCAAACCTTTCTGAAAATAGTTTCTGTCAAAACCACCAAATCATTCTGATACATCTATCTAGCAGAATGATGCTTTTTATACATGCATGTCTTCCGCTAAGAAAGCTAAAACTATAACTGAATATTGGAGTTGCAGTATGCCTAACTAGGATTTTCTTTGGCCTACGCCTGGTTGCATGAGAATGTTCAGCTGGTCTTGAATGTAAATATTTGCCTCTTTTCTTCAAAGTTAAAACTAATGATAAGCTAGCTGAAATATGCTGAATTGTAAGCAAAATCTATAAACCAATCAAGATGAGGCAGGGGTAATGCATGGTGCTTATCTCATATGTTTTCTTATCAATGATGATCATCACGTGATGTTAGTTCATAATTGATGCAACTGACGAACTGAGAAAACTCAGAGTTCTTTCGCACTACGATTCAAGTTCATGGACCTGATTGGCACAACTGAACTGTTTTAAGTACCCTTTGTTGGGTATTTTTGTtcatttttataatgcacaAAACAATCAAGATTAATTGTAAGTGGTATCCATATGGTAAACAAGTACGCCTTCAGCAAACATACTTACGTCTCTGAATTGCCAAAAGCTTGATATTGTGATAATGCTGAAAGGTTGAAAGAAGTTATATCATTACAGCATGATAAACAATAAATGTTTGATAACAGTATTCTTTTGCCATTAGCTGAAAGTATCGCTATACCTTGGTAGTAACCAGATTAATCAAGCTGTACCTGCTGTTTTGTTCTACAGTTTGGAGTTATATACTTGCTGACTGTTTATTTTTTTAAGCTTGACATTTTTTTTGACAAACACTCTTTAGTATTTCGATTTTTCTGTGCTGTCCATGCTAGAAGCATTGTGCTACCAGAAAAGCAAATGCATCTGCCTCAAAAGAATTTTGTTTTTTGGTCTTACAAGCAATTCATTATATATCATTCAGAAAATCCATCCCTTGTTTTGCCTCGGAGACTTGTTAGAAGGGAGGTGattataaataaatatttaaatatatgCCTCTGATCTGATGAAATAACTAAGACATGGCCTAATCATTGATGCTCATATAACTCCAATGTTCTTTTGCAGGTCATGAATTTCTTGCAACAGCTGAACATGTCTGGGATCTTTAAAATGTGTAAGCAGATCATTGACATCTGCTTTAGTTTGCTCATTGTTGCAATTCAGTTTTGGTTGATGTCACTATGCTTATTTCTGTTCTTACAAGTTGGCCGTAGCGTGAGCACGGCCACTTACTAGTTTCGCAAGgtccacacaaaaaaaaactccccCGCTAAGGAGCCACAACATTTTGCACTCACAAATTTGTACCCAGCAATTCATGCGTATCAGAATCTACGGCTCACAGCGGTCCTTGCCAGCACTCAATGTGATCCGACGGCCAGCCCATCCAGCCTTCAACGCGTGGAAGCCTGCTCCGTTGTTCTGGACCCGAAATTTTTCTATCGACTGTGGTTCACTCGCATCTCACGTCCACCCCACCCCACGCCTCCTGCCGCCCAGTGTTTTCCTTACCGATCGGTAACCGCCGGTTACCGCCGatttttaccgataccgctactaggcggcaacccataccggcggtaaatttcgaaaaatttcgcccgaatttaaaaatttcaaaaatatttgaaataaaaaagaaaaaaatatggtaagaaagtagagatgacatacatcattctaatatagaacatgttcaaatatttgactATTTGGGcactcaaaaataaaaaaactttcggaccggtaatcccgagcggtatcctctaatcccgagcggtattcggcgttttccgagcggaaatcggtgcgtttggaccggaaaccactgcattgtgagtatttcttgattttacattgatttttagatgtttgttgtgtagctatattcaaaaacatgtgttcatattagctatatggatccatttgttcatggtagttggatgttaatttgttcattttagctatatgtatatatgtgtgttcatatttcaaatatgtacatatattttcatttgttcatttggaccggaaaccactactatgtattatatatattgacaatgatggtttgtgaggactatggttgtgatgatttgcatggactattgttgtgatgatctatatggactttggatgtgaatttctatttttatggatatgaacttctattctatgtatgtgtaaatgttatataattgtttgatatataccatcagtaatgatatttacaaaattacggtgaaatgctgccaaaatttttaattttccaaagtcatacggtgtttaccggttaaaaacgacggttaccggtcggtaaacatcgattaccggtcggtaaacaacggttaccggttttttgaatttgaattatcATTTCGAGCGGTTTCTAACGGTTTTCGGCGATTTACCGCCGGTTTACCGATATCGCTAGTTGGCGAAAATCGCTTTACCTGGGAAGGTGAACCCTGCTGCCGCCTCCCCCCGCACCTTCCCGCCTCCCCCCATCTCGCCGACAGCAGCCCCCTGCCACAGGGCTAGGGCGCCAGGCCGGGCCGAGCCAACGGCAGGCGGCAAGGCGATGCACCaggcggagcggccggcgggCAGCGGGCGACGTGGCACGCTCGGCGGAGTGGGCGGCGACGGGCAGGgaggcggcgcgccggccgcaTGGCCGCCGTAAGGAGCTGGTCGGCGACCTCCACACGGAGCTCGATGGCCGCCGCGAGCCAACACGCCCGGCGGAGCGGCCAGCAGGCAGCGGGGTCGCGTGCATATCTCTCTTCCTCTCGCCTGAACCCTAGATCTAGGATGGGGGCaagggcggcgcgggcgagggaggccgcggcggccggcaccgGCGAGCGGCAACCCCCTGCAAGGGCGCGCGCAAGGGCGCACACAAGGGTGCACGCCGGCCCCCCGGCGGCACGGCCATGATCCACGCGACAGCAACCAGGCCGCGCGGCGGCAGTCCCCAGGTCAAGGCGAACCTCTTCTTCCCGTCGGCCCTCCACCTCGCCCGCCCCCGACGCCCTCCTCCACTCCGACTCCTCCACCGCCATCAACCGCGGCCCCCTCCTCCGACGCGCCGCCGGGGCGCGAGGCGCGGACGGATCGAGCCTACAGAGTCCATCCGCGTCGCCCGCCGCCACCAACCGCGTCCGTGTCTCCGGTCCTCCGCGCAGATCCTCCCTCCGTTCTCCAGCTCGCCCTCCCCATTCTCTCCGACTCCTCCGCCGCGACGCCAGGCGCCTTACTGCGGGCAGAGGAGCTCCAGGAGTGGTTCGTTAGAATTGCGATCCAGGTGTGGCTCGTCCGCTTACAGGAAGGGAGCTCCAGGTTATTCCCTGTTCTTAATCGAGTGTACAGATTGAAAGATTTTGTTTCTTCCGTGCAAAATACCTGACCAGCAGCTTCTCCGAACGAATGCGCCAGTTCTTCTTCGAGATCCGGATGCAGATGTTCGACCCGCCCACTGATCTCCCTCGCTGGTGTGCATGGTGAGCGCGATGGCAACGGGCCGTGGCCACCGGTGGCTAAAGCTGCCTCGATGCACTGTCATTGAAGATGAAGCGTGAGGCAGCAGGGAGCCCGTGATGCTAGCGTTGATCTGCCTCAATGTATGTGTACTCAAATGGGAGCTCACTTTCCTGAATTTCTGGAATGCTAGCGTTGATCTACCTCAATATGTGGTGCTGACCGTAATGCATTGCTTTGTGAACCAGCCCACTCAGTCTTCAGGTAATTCAGTCTCGCTCCTTCCTGCACTGCTCTGCAGATTACTATTACCCTTCTTGTTTGTGAGTAAATTAATTGATTACTTATCTCTGTTTTCCTGTTGTGTGCGAATCAGAGACCTTTGGAATGTATTAATTTGGCGGAATAGCCAATTTGGCCCCCGAACTATCGCCGAAGGCTCAAATTGACCCCTGAACTATTAAAACGTCCAAATTGGCCCTTAAACTTCTGATTTCCAACTCAATCTCGTCCATCCTCATGGATTGTTGGACACGTGGACAACTCAAGATGCAAAAAGACTCTCCTACTCCTCCGTAATTTCTTTACCTGGCGCCCCTTCACGTCAATACTACAACATAAGAAAGACCAATGTTTTCCTAAATTGGCTTTGCTATTTTGCAGTCTGGTCATAAGAGGAGGCTAATATCCTTTGGAGAGAGTGCTCAGAAATCTGCGAAGTCAGGTGCTTAGAAATTTGTCAAGTCAAGTGCTCAAGCATATGCAAAGGCATCAGCTCGAGGTAATGCATCTGTTGTTATTGAGACCAATGCTGGTACTACTTCCTCGTATGAAAAAGCAACAGTCAATGTACAAAGTGGACGAGCCTCTGCAAAAATTGAATCCAATTCACTTGGTCGTGGATTAGCATCCGGCCAAGCTCATCCTAGAAGAAAAAGGAAGCCCGCTGCATTCAAAGAACAGGATGAAGTAGTTTCAGGTGCCTTTTTTGAAGGCATATATGCATTTGTATCGCATAATCATGATGCTTTAAACACTTGCATTTAATTTCCATGGACATCAAACATGTTTTTGCTTCTGGACATGAGATATGATAGACCCAAAACAATTTGAATAACAACaacatacaacaacaacatagccttttttcccaagcaagttggggtaggctagagatgaaacccgaaagaaataagttcaaggttcaggcacattgatagctagtctccaagcactcctatccaaagctatctctttagagatattccaatccttaaggtctctcttaaccaactcatcccacgtcagtttaggtctacctctacccctctttacattatcgacccgctcaagaaccccattacgcaccgcgcctcaggaggccttcgttggacatgtccaaaccatctca contains:
- the LOC120709685 gene encoding translation initiation factor IF-2-like, with product MPGAIQKLPPSVTRAPRNARAAASLAREIQGCSSGTSAPLAHRSSSAPVRGPSPSAAASPLHPVRCGQARPRRTAAAERVDKEGRDGGGAVAGLHGPGRRGREARTRALLQAAGEGASRAEQGGGARAPPRQVRAAEQLAREGRAPPAAARPRRCSSARGSPAHSAPARGELRPPCTREAPPVPGRPSAPSAARCSALAPPPGSSSRSPLPLRLGAAGLAPSRHATSRQPRGPAALPLYLAARCREAAHDGCRSPSRGLAERWQGREKGREGGRERGRGGRESGEGGGVKKEKIIMTRRLHP
- the LOC120706319 gene encoding uncharacterized protein LOC120706319 codes for the protein MACAAARMFAYNATLCACDPGYYLRANGSSGGGNGSSSCVSLPGGSGGGGFGDWQVGSVGATRNQSFYFLTPVLSLDVVRRLTQSQAVLLWAALAALLSWLAFCAGARLAGHDPARHKKLFDARFWISRLDCIFDNHHYADDQQVLKKRKTELGGTFSVATLILFLGLVTVLLYQAIKRRNVEVHRVKPANAPDLLNFVNDLEFHITTVSSMSCAQAVAPSTIAMGTPGFMDFRVQPLSTLLSYSCQNTSDGPSITLKCNGCRIPPRDQYVSWQFVDLPRQPAAAVGFQFNLTAKQHGDNSDVSFVSGTISSNNFVDDKLKTFRGRDSNVLKIQLFPQIYNNHHGLRLLQPLLQDFTQGSTFSDVSSLNASLQNPSDGVINTTLYISYLSDYIVEISNENVLGPVSIIASIGGLYAFSVAIFLCLMAQCEGRIKRLRDEDTRMLKILSKQRAQRNWSKVRKFVMYTWGPSNLDPNDRSGKWPEGSMMDSLHGSFHKRRKSIRRGTSNGSKPKKPADMAIEIERVGEIQQPSSSR